The DNA segment CTACAACTTACAAATACGATATAATAGCATCTCGCATGCGAGAATTAGCATATCTAAATGCAGGTATAAATATAACACTGACGGATCTACGTCCTGACGAAGAAGGCAATACACATCAGGAAGTTTTTCATGCTAAAGAAGGCCTAAAAGAATTTGTACGTTATGTAGACCGTCACCGCACAAATCTTTTTGATGATGTTATATATCTTAAGACAGAAAAGCAAGGGACACCTATTGAGGTTGCCATCATGTATAACACAGATTACAGTGAAAATATCCACTCGTATGTTAATAACATCAATACGATAGAGGGAGGAACCCATTTAGTAGGTTTCCGTATGGCATTAACCAGAACGTTAAAGAAATATGCAGATTCAGATCCACAGATTTCAAAGCAAATAGAAAAAGCAAAGATTGAGATCGCCGGTGAAGATTTCCGTGAAGGATTAACAGCTGTTATATCTATAAAAGTTGCCGAACCTCAATTTGAAGGACAGACCAAGACAAAGTTAGGCAATAGTGAAATAGCAGGCGCAGTGCAACAGGCCGTTGGAGAAGCTCTATCTGATTACTTGGAAGAGCATCCAAAAGAAGCAAAAATGATATGCGATAAAGTCATTTTAGCAGCTACAGCGCGTATTGCCGCTCGCAAAGCAAGAGAAAGCGTACAGCGCAAGAATCCAATGTCAGGCGGTGGTCTACCTGGTAAATTGGCCGACTGTTCTAACAAAGATCCTAAAGAATGTGAGATATTCCTAGTCGAGGGAGATTCGGCCGGTGGTTCAGCTAAACAAGGTAGAGACAGATATACACAAGCTATACTTCCACTACGTGGTAAGATTCTTAACGTTGAAAAGGTAATGTGGCACAAAGTCTTTGAAAGTGAATCTATAACAAATATTATCCAGAGCATTGGCGTTCGTTTTGGCGTAGATGGTTCTGACAGTAAAGATGCCAATATAGATAAACTTCGCTACGACAAGATTATTATAATGACCGATGCCGATGTCGATGGTTCACATATCGACACACTTATAATGACACTTTTCTATCGTTTCATGCCAGAGATAATTCAGGAAGGACATTTATATATAGCCACTCCTCCACTCTATCTTTGCACATTCAACAATAGAGTTAAAGAATATTGCTACACAGACCAACAGCGCCAAACATTTCTGGACAAATATGGAAATGGTATAGAAGATGGCAAAAAGATTCACACACAACGTTACAAAGGTTTGGGTGAAATGAATCCGGAACAACTTTGGGAAACCACAATGAACCCACAAACACGTCTTCTTAAGCAAGTAACAATTGAAAATGCAGCTGATGCAGATGAGATTTTCTCCATGCTCATGGGTGATGATGTAGAGCCACGTCGTGAATTCATAGAGAAGAACGCTACATATGCAAATATAGACGCATAAAATTAATTAAATATAATATGGTCGGTTTCCGAAATATTTTCGGAAATCGACTCTTTTATTTAGACAAATCATGATAAAAAGATTGTCTGTTGTATTTTTTATTATTCTTTCTAGTTATAATGTATATGCCTCATGGTGGAACATGCAGTGGATTAGATACCCAGATGTAGACAGCACAGCACAAATATGGTTTCGCAAGCAATATAATTTACCAGATATTACAACCAGGGCCTCTGTGTCAATAGCCTCTTCGGGTAGATATATTCTATATTTAAACGGTCGTAATGTAAGTGTGGACGTATTGATGCCACACGCTCAAGGAAACTCAAATACCACTAGTATAATTACTTTTGAAGTATCACGTTTCTTGCATAAAGGAAACAACACTATTGCAATCTGGTACTCTCCAACATTACATGGCAACAAAAGCTGCAGACAAATTGCAGTAGATTTCTATGGAGAAACAGCAGCAGGTGAATCATTTTCATACAACACAGATTCGACATGGTTATGCAAAAAATCTAACGCCTGTACGACAGCAAACAATAATGAAATAATAATAGCACCAGAATACCAATATGAATGGAAAGACAAATATTGCCCAATATACGATTGGAAAGAAAGCAAAATATGCAACTCTTCAAAAGTACGATATAATTTAGAATCACCCATTAGCGTATCAAATCATATAAATCATATATATCCATACAGATCTTTTGACAATGATGGCAACAAAGTTTTATATGATTTTGGGCACTCTTTCATTGGTTGGACTAGAGTAACATTAAGAGGCATGAGAAAAGGCCAGAGAATAGAAATAAACGGGCTTACATATATCTGCTCAGGTGAAATGGATGAGCAGGCATGCCGAAAATTCACCGATTCTGAATCTGGAAGAGCATTAGTAATAGGTCCGGCTGACTTTTCTATAGATAAAATAATGAAAATAGAAGGTATAGAAATTACCCCATATTTCAATATAACTTATCAATATTAAAACAATATTGTTCCTTTTTACCTTTTAATTTCTATTTTTGGAACATTTTTCATATATTTGCAGTATAAAAATATGAAAAAATGACCAATTCTGCAATTAGAGACATTAATGTAAACTCTGTGGAATCATTCTCAAATGATGGATACATAGAGAATGACATAGCCATGTTCGACAATTTTCAAAACTTGCCAATTCCTAATGAACCAAGTAGGATAAAAGGTTTGATAATCGGGCTGTGTCTTCACGGCAAAGCGCAGTACACTGTTGAGACAGAAGAACGCATGATTACCAAGAATGACGTTATTATAATAAATGATAACCAAGTTACTGACAACTACATGATAAGTCCTGATTTTCAGGGTGTTGCAATGATAATATCGAATAATTTCTTCAACGATGCCGTTAAGGGTGTTAACGATATTTCATCATTATTCATATTTACGCGCAATCATCCAGTGTTCAAGCTGGACGAAGATCAGGCACAACTTGTAATTTGGTACTATAATATGCTAAAAACGAAAGTAAACGAGTGCAATAACCATTTTCGTAAGGATATCGTCCGTTCATTATTCAATACTATGATATACGATGTAAGTAATATCATATATAGTCTGATGAAGATATCCGATAAGAAGAGAAGTCGTGCAGACACTATCTTTACAGAGTTTATACGCCTAGTTGAGAGCAATTTTAGGAAGGAACGCAGAGTTAGTTGGTATGGTGAGCAAATGTGCATAACTCCGAAATATCTTTCAGAAACTGTAAAACAGATTAGCAAACGTACCCCGAATGAGTGGATTGAT comes from the Xylanibacter oryzae DSM 17970 genome and includes:
- the gyrB gene encoding DNA topoisomerase (ATP-hydrolyzing) subunit B; translation: MTEEQKKESNYSASNIQVLEGLEAVRKRPAMYIGDISEKGLHHLVNETVDNSIDEAMAGFCTHIEVIINQDNSITVQDNGRGIPVDEHKKLHKSALEVVMTVLHAGGKFDKGSYKVSGGLHGVGVSCVNALSSHMTSQVFRDGKIYQQEYEKGKPLYPVKVVGTTDQQGTRQQFWPDASIFTTTTYKYDIIASRMRELAYLNAGINITLTDLRPDEEGNTHQEVFHAKEGLKEFVRYVDRHRTNLFDDVIYLKTEKQGTPIEVAIMYNTDYSENIHSYVNNINTIEGGTHLVGFRMALTRTLKKYADSDPQISKQIEKAKIEIAGEDFREGLTAVISIKVAEPQFEGQTKTKLGNSEIAGAVQQAVGEALSDYLEEHPKEAKMICDKVILAATARIAARKARESVQRKNPMSGGGLPGKLADCSNKDPKECEIFLVEGDSAGGSAKQGRDRYTQAILPLRGKILNVEKVMWHKVFESESITNIIQSIGVRFGVDGSDSKDANIDKLRYDKIIIMTDADVDGSHIDTLIMTLFYRFMPEIIQEGHLYIATPPLYLCTFNNRVKEYCYTDQQRQTFLDKYGNGIEDGKKIHTQRYKGLGEMNPEQLWETTMNPQTRLLKQVTIENAADADEIFSMLMGDDVEPRREFIEKNATYANIDA
- a CDS encoding alpha-L-rhamnosidase N-terminal domain-containing protein, translated to MIKRLSVVFFIILSSYNVYASWWNMQWIRYPDVDSTAQIWFRKQYNLPDITTRASVSIASSGRYILYLNGRNVSVDVLMPHAQGNSNTTSIITFEVSRFLHKGNNTIAIWYSPTLHGNKSCRQIAVDFYGETAAGESFSYNTDSTWLCKKSNACTTANNNEIIIAPEYQYEWKDKYCPIYDWKESKICNSSKVRYNLESPISVSNHINHIYPYRSFDNDGNKVLYDFGHSFIGWTRVTLRGMRKGQRIEINGLTYICSGEMDEQACRKFTDSESGRALVIGPADFSIDKIMKIEGIEITPYFNITYQY
- a CDS encoding helix-turn-helix domain-containing protein, translating into MTNSAIRDINVNSVESFSNDGYIENDIAMFDNFQNLPIPNEPSRIKGLIIGLCLHGKAQYTVETEERMITKNDVIIINDNQVTDNYMISPDFQGVAMIISNNFFNDAVKGVNDISSLFIFTRNHPVFKLDEDQAQLVIWYYNMLKTKVNECNNHFRKDIVRSLFNTMIYDVSNIIYSLMKISDKKRSRADTIFTEFIRLVESNFRKERRVSWYGEQMCITPKYLSETVKQISKRTPNEWIDKYVTLEVRVQLKNTAKSIKEIAEDMHFPNQSFLGKYFKEHSGMSPSEYRKS